A window from Nocardioides mesophilus encodes these proteins:
- a CDS encoding dodecin has protein sequence MTNRTYRVTEIVGTSPDGIDQAIRNGIERASQTLRHLDWFEVTQVRGQVKDNAVEHFQVGLKLGFRLEDD, from the coding sequence ATGACGAACCGCACCTACCGCGTCACCGAGATCGTCGGCACCTCGCCCGACGGCATCGACCAGGCCATCCGCAACGGCATCGAGCGTGCCTCCCAGACGCTGCGCCACCTCGACTGGTTCGAGGTCACCCAGGTCCGCGGGCAGGTCAAGGACAACGCCGTCGAGCACTTCCAGGTGGGCCTGAAGCTCGGCTTCCGGCTCGAGGACGACTGA
- a CDS encoding DUF3099 domain-containing protein translates to MVRRQTDDAVRITSATRSHSDDIGTRQRRYLISMGLRTLCFVLAVVFMGHWVMWVFLVASFVLPSIAVVIANAGASPDPGGGPEPFLGATDRRGLEGPPAS, encoded by the coding sequence ATGGTGCGCAGGCAGACGGACGACGCTGTCCGGATCACGAGCGCCACCCGCAGCCACAGCGACGACATCGGCACCCGCCAGCGGCGGTACCTGATCTCGATGGGGCTCCGGACGTTGTGCTTCGTGCTGGCGGTCGTCTTCATGGGCCACTGGGTGATGTGGGTGTTCCTGGTCGCCTCCTTCGTGCTGCCCTCCATCGCCGTGGTGATCGCCAACGCAGGCGCCTCCCCCGACCCCGGCGGCGGCCCGGAGCCCTTCCTGGGTGCCACGGACCGCCGTGGCCTCGAGGGTCCGCCGGCCTCCTGA
- a CDS encoding putative bifunctional diguanylate cyclase/phosphodiesterase, translated as MVESPQPALPVPDERTPLVSRVFDLGVLAAGVFSVLFAVFTMGRPDLLGHGLALLAVPLIMTIARFPLVLDKGNGGLEVGFDSCVLMFLLCSLPPQESLLLWSLGVLGFQLTNGKRRMVRVFNYGVGTLGGASAALMVAMLAPERGSLRELLAITLAATTYFFVDFVVSAISLSLEESSPIAEHLRQRNTLIAVACFVPFDSLGYLGAIVAAETPWWTLVLLGVPLVTLLIATRSVTRGNENSRRLAVLFDAAVRAQTLSDNRQVLDALIDDSERLLRMAQVEVRQLPPAAHEIGAPLQDGLRDRWLVAPARHRARSTQAADQQALEALVAVSSDAFARLRLTDDMTHLARHDLLTNLPNRGLVLDRVEHALQLSRRRGTQIALLFVDLDGFKQVNDRFGHAAGDAVLIDFAERLTTCVRQSDTVARLGGDEFAILLEDVRAAEVDSACHRILAALSSGAHVAGHTLTLSASIGVAFGERRDTSESMLRNADLAMYEAKSRGKNQFVVYEGALGQTRLQRLELVESLRASVGAGDLRLVYQPVVHALSGRITGVEALARWRSNGVDVSPDVFIKVAEESGLVVALGDVVLDIAARDCAELVAASGGDLNIAVNISAKQLREPDFVQKVEETQARMAGASLVLEITERDMVGDDAVSTEVMTSIADLGVALAIDDFGVGFSSIGYLQDMPVRIIKADGSFSDGIDRDERACALLCSITMMGQALGLDVVVEGIERPEQLEHLREHVHAPYAQGYLMYRPMALDAVVEALRENRTRVAAEAVGQRPPSGTSSMTSSTT; from the coding sequence ATGGTCGAATCGCCGCAGCCCGCGCTGCCCGTCCCCGACGAGAGGACCCCGCTGGTCAGCCGGGTCTTCGACCTCGGCGTGCTCGCCGCCGGCGTCTTCTCGGTCCTGTTCGCGGTCTTCACCATGGGCCGGCCCGACCTGCTCGGGCACGGACTGGCGCTGCTCGCGGTGCCGCTGATCATGACGATCGCCCGGTTCCCGCTGGTGCTCGACAAGGGCAACGGCGGGCTCGAGGTCGGGTTCGACTCGTGCGTGCTGATGTTCCTGCTGTGCAGCCTGCCCCCGCAGGAGTCGCTGCTGCTGTGGTCGCTGGGCGTGCTCGGCTTCCAGCTCACCAACGGCAAGCGCCGGATGGTCCGCGTCTTCAACTACGGTGTCGGCACCCTGGGGGGCGCCTCCGCCGCGCTGATGGTCGCGATGCTGGCGCCCGAGCGGGGCAGCCTGCGCGAGCTGCTGGCGATCACGCTGGCCGCGACGACGTACTTCTTCGTGGACTTCGTGGTCTCCGCGATCTCGCTCTCCCTGGAGGAGAGCAGCCCGATCGCCGAGCACCTCCGACAGCGCAACACGCTCATCGCGGTGGCCTGCTTCGTGCCGTTCGACTCGCTGGGCTACCTCGGGGCGATCGTCGCGGCGGAGACACCGTGGTGGACGCTGGTGCTGCTCGGCGTGCCGCTGGTGACGCTGCTCATCGCCACCCGCTCGGTGACCCGCGGCAACGAGAACTCCCGCCGGCTCGCGGTGCTCTTCGACGCCGCGGTCCGCGCCCAGACGCTGTCGGACAACCGTCAGGTGCTCGACGCGCTCATCGACGACTCCGAGCGACTGCTGCGGATGGCCCAGGTCGAGGTGCGGCAGCTGCCGCCCGCAGCCCACGAGATCGGCGCTCCGCTCCAGGACGGGCTGCGGGACCGGTGGCTGGTGGCGCCGGCGCGGCACCGGGCCCGGTCGACGCAGGCCGCCGACCAGCAGGCGCTCGAGGCACTCGTGGCGGTCTCCTCCGACGCCTTCGCGCGGCTGCGGCTGACCGACGACATGACGCACCTGGCCCGTCACGACCTGCTCACCAACCTGCCCAACCGGGGGCTGGTGCTGGACCGGGTCGAGCACGCGCTGCAGCTCTCCCGCCGCCGGGGCACCCAGATCGCGCTGCTCTTCGTCGACCTCGACGGCTTCAAGCAGGTCAACGACCGCTTCGGCCACGCCGCCGGCGACGCCGTCCTCATCGACTTCGCGGAGCGGCTGACCACCTGCGTGCGGCAGTCCGACACCGTCGCCCGGCTGGGCGGCGACGAGTTCGCGATCCTGCTCGAGGACGTGCGCGCGGCCGAGGTCGACAGCGCCTGCCACCGGATCCTCGCCGCGCTCTCCTCCGGCGCCCACGTCGCCGGCCACACGCTCACGCTCAGCGCCAGCATCGGGGTCGCCTTCGGCGAGCGCCGGGACACCTCCGAGAGCATGCTGCGCAACGCGGACCTCGCCATGTACGAAGCCAAGTCCCGCGGCAAGAACCAGTTCGTGGTCTACGAGGGCGCGCTCGGCCAGACCCGGCTGCAGCGGCTGGAGCTGGTGGAGTCGTTGCGCGCCTCGGTGGGAGCCGGTGACCTGCGGCTGGTCTACCAGCCGGTGGTGCATGCGCTCAGCGGTCGCATCACCGGGGTGGAGGCGCTGGCGCGGTGGCGCTCCAACGGCGTCGACGTCTCCCCGGACGTCTTCATCAAGGTGGCCGAGGAGAGCGGCCTGGTGGTCGCGCTGGGCGACGTGGTCCTCGACATCGCCGCCCGCGACTGCGCCGAGCTGGTCGCTGCCAGCGGTGGCGACTTGAACATCGCGGTGAACATCTCCGCCAAGCAGCTGCGCGAGCCCGACTTCGTGCAGAAGGTCGAGGAGACCCAGGCACGGATGGCCGGCGCGTCGCTGGTGCTGGAGATCACCGAGCGCGACATGGTCGGCGACGACGCGGTCTCCACGGAGGTCATGACCAGCATCGCCGACCTGGGCGTGGCACTGGCCATCGACGACTTCGGGGTCGGGTTCTCCTCCATCGGCTACCTGCAGGACATGCCGGTGCGGATCATCAAGGCCGACGGGTCGTTCTCCGACGGCATCGACCGCGACGAGCGCGCCTGTGCGCTGCTGTGCTCCATCACGATGATGGGCCAGGCGCTCGGGCTCGACGTGGTCGTGGAGGGCATCGAGCGGCCCGAGCAGCTCGAGCACCTGCGCGAGCACGTGCACGCGCCGTACGCCCAGGGCTACCTCATGTACCGCCCGATGGCCCTGGACGCCGTGGTCGAGGCGCTGCGCGAGAACCGGACCCGGGTCGCGGCGGAGGCCGTCGGTCAGCGCCCGCCGAGCGGGACTTCCTCGATGACCTCGTCGACCACCTGA
- a CDS encoding 2'-5' RNA ligase family protein — protein MRLYAAIVPPEDIRAEVASVVDAVAPNTAELDRVVAEDLLIPVTHFGNVTQRDFAQMLQLLNADAESWSQPELRFSGSAALEFEGDRSVWVRADGDLDGLFTIGRGVPVSVKRLGFLVDRRRFRPWLSVGTITDATTAPYLERLTAALDDYKSRSWTLQSLTIVRRVPGESPSQVVDEVIEEVPLGGR, from the coding sequence ATGCGCCTGTATGCCGCCATCGTGCCTCCGGAGGACATCCGCGCCGAGGTGGCCTCGGTCGTCGACGCGGTGGCCCCGAACACCGCCGAGCTCGACCGCGTGGTGGCGGAGGACCTGCTGATCCCCGTCACCCACTTCGGCAACGTCACCCAGCGTGACTTCGCGCAGATGCTGCAGCTGCTCAACGCCGACGCCGAGAGCTGGTCCCAGCCGGAGCTGCGTTTCTCCGGCAGCGCGGCGCTGGAGTTCGAGGGCGACCGGTCGGTGTGGGTGCGCGCCGACGGCGACCTCGACGGCCTGTTCACGATCGGTCGCGGCGTCCCGGTCTCGGTCAAGCGGCTCGGCTTCCTGGTGGACCGCCGCCGGTTCCGCCCCTGGCTGTCGGTCGGCACGATCACCGACGCCACCACGGCGCCGTACCTCGAGCGGCTGACGGCGGCCCTGGACGACTACAAGAGCCGGTCCTGGACGCTGCAGAGCCTCACGATCGTGCGACGCGTGCCCGGTGAGAGTCCGTCTCAGGTGGTCGACGAGGTCATCGAGGAAGTCCCGCTCGGCGGGCGCTGA
- the moaA gene encoding GTP 3',8-cyclase MoaA, with protein MSASGLVDRYGRTATDLRVSLTDRCNLRCTYCMPPEGLDWMPTDEVLTDDEVVRLIRIAVSELGVDEVRFTGGEPLVRRGIVDIIRRTAELEPRPETSITTNALGLERMAPALAAAGLDRVNVSLDTVRREDFATITRRDRLHDVVAGLEAAAAAGLGPVKVNAVLLRGVNDAHAPELLRWCLEHGYHLRFIEQMPLDAQHGWSREKMVTADEILASLEAEFTLEPAEEPRGSAPAELFTVDGGPATVGVIASVTRPFCGDCDRVRLTADGQVRNCLFAREESDLRTALRSGASDTEIADRWRVAMLTKRPGHGIDDVSFLQPTRPMSAIGG; from the coding sequence ATGAGTGCATCTGGGCTGGTCGACCGCTACGGCCGCACGGCGACAGACCTTCGGGTCTCCCTGACGGACCGGTGCAACCTGCGGTGCACCTACTGCATGCCGCCCGAGGGCCTCGACTGGATGCCGACCGACGAGGTGCTCACCGACGACGAGGTGGTCCGGCTGATCCGGATCGCGGTCAGCGAGCTGGGCGTCGACGAGGTCCGGTTCACCGGCGGCGAGCCGCTGGTACGCCGCGGCATCGTCGACATCATCCGACGCACCGCGGAGCTGGAGCCGCGGCCGGAGACCTCGATCACCACCAACGCGCTCGGCCTGGAGCGGATGGCGCCGGCCCTCGCGGCCGCCGGGCTCGACCGGGTCAACGTCAGCCTCGACACGGTGCGCCGTGAGGACTTCGCCACGATCACGCGCCGCGACCGGCTGCACGACGTGGTCGCCGGGCTCGAGGCCGCGGCCGCCGCCGGGCTGGGCCCGGTGAAGGTCAACGCGGTCCTCCTCCGCGGGGTCAACGACGCGCACGCGCCCGAGCTGCTCCGCTGGTGCCTCGAGCACGGCTACCACCTGCGCTTCATCGAGCAGATGCCGCTCGACGCCCAGCACGGGTGGAGCCGCGAGAAGATGGTCACCGCCGACGAGATCCTCGCCTCGCTCGAGGCCGAGTTCACCCTGGAGCCGGCCGAGGAGCCCCGGGGGAGCGCCCCCGCCGAGCTGTTCACCGTCGACGGCGGCCCCGCCACCGTGGGCGTCATCGCCTCGGTGACCCGGCCGTTCTGCGGTGACTGCGACCGGGTGCGGCTCACCGCCGACGGGCAGGTTCGCAACTGCCTGTTCGCCCGGGAGGAGTCCGACCTGCGCACCGCCTTGCGCAGCGGCGCCAGCGACACCGAGATCGCCGACCGCTGGCGGGTGGCCATGCTCACCAAGCGTCCCGGCCACGGCATCGACGACGTGAGCTTCCTGCAGCCGACCCGGCCGATGTCGGCGATCGGCGGCTGA
- a CDS encoding SURF1 family protein, which yields MGFLFSRRWLLFAVTVAVLAYGCWWLGEWQFHRLADRKQDNARTERNLTLPPAPVDDVLAPGRPVAHADEWRRVRATGEYVESKSIVLRYQTRDGASGVDVVTPLQVQGSDALLLVDRGWMATDNAGTADVQAPPVPSGPVTVVGWVRADATGDSTEVTDQSTRAISSEAIGDALDAETYGGFVDLQKQSPVGARPLTTTDLPDLSNGPHFFYGLQWWFFGALAVFGFGYLAFDERRKLRRPGPGAAPAGAPAPQLETSPESGRSGR from the coding sequence GTGGGATTCCTGTTCAGCCGGCGCTGGCTGCTCTTCGCGGTCACCGTCGCCGTGCTCGCCTACGGGTGCTGGTGGCTCGGCGAGTGGCAGTTCCACCGCCTCGCGGACCGCAAGCAGGACAACGCCCGCACCGAGCGCAACCTCACGCTTCCGCCGGCGCCGGTCGACGACGTGCTCGCACCCGGCCGACCCGTGGCGCACGCGGACGAGTGGCGTCGGGTTCGCGCGACCGGGGAGTACGTCGAGAGCAAGTCGATCGTGCTGAGGTACCAGACGCGTGACGGCGCCTCCGGGGTGGACGTCGTCACCCCGCTGCAGGTGCAGGGCTCCGACGCCTTGCTGCTGGTCGACCGCGGCTGGATGGCCACCGACAACGCAGGCACCGCCGACGTGCAGGCGCCGCCGGTGCCCTCCGGCCCGGTGACCGTGGTCGGCTGGGTGCGCGCCGACGCGACCGGCGACTCCACCGAGGTCACGGACCAGTCCACGCGGGCGATCTCCAGCGAGGCCATCGGTGATGCTCTCGACGCCGAGACCTACGGCGGCTTCGTCGACCTGCAGAAGCAGTCCCCCGTCGGTGCGCGGCCGCTGACCACCACCGACCTGCCCGACCTGAGCAACGGGCCGCACTTCTTCTACGGCCTGCAGTGGTGGTTCTTCGGGGCGCTGGCCGTCTTCGGCTTCGGCTACCTGGCCTTCGACGAGCGCCGCAAGCTGCGCCGCCCCGGACCCGGCGCCGCGCCCGCGGGCGCCCCCGCCCCGCAGCTCGAGACCAGCCCGGAGTCAGGGCGCTCGGGTCGCTGA
- a CDS encoding S8 family serine peptidase: MSIPSHGRRARRRALALISAGAVVAGALGAVPAATAAGDSTAPQTTQVKPGRSYQAGRYIVVLQDAPAAAYAGGVAGYKATTPAPGKQLDSNAPAVREYTGRLRAQQVKAARTVGAKVDRSYTLAVNGFTADLTGDQAAELAMNKSVLTIERDVASHLDTWNTPNFLGLSGKDGAWKEQAHGRGNAGQGTVVGVIDSGIWPEAKSFRGAALTSEPKGKWGISRVRESVRMDKADGGVFTGACELEHDGIVADGWSADDCNTKLIGARFYPDAYIDNMAGQDMPGTEFLSARDGDGHGSHTASTAAGNPVKDATVEDVNFGEISGMAPGARIAAYKVCFDDGNEDTGDCFNSAILAAIDDAVNDGVDVINFSISGALDSVLDSTELAFEGAAEAGVFVAASAGNSGPKASTVAHNSPWLTTVAASTHTNFENTVVLGNGTKIKGASITKTALPQTPLVESSAVAAAGAEPGDAALCLPETLDPAKVKGKIVLCTRGVNPRVEKSAVVKEAGGVGMILANIKANSLDTDFHAVPTVHINDLDGVVFDYIKSQGAAATAAFELGDTTGGPVTPLPQIAGFSSRGPALANDSNLLKPDITAPGVSVLAAVAPPSGEGRNFDLYSGTSMSSPHIAGLAAFMMGVHPEWTPMQVKSAMMTTAKSLKNAKGGTDRDVFGQGAGQVTPQKMFDPGLFVTSNSTQWWRFIEDRARKELGFSLGLTPLDAKDLNVPSMADSKVVGSTTFTRKFKATESGTWKVSVKVPGFSATAPATLQVRKGLSKNLTIKLTRTTGSFDQWSMGYLTLNGPSRVRLPIAVKPVAVAAPAEVSGEGTSGSVDVPVTVGGAPVKTSTSGLALAQSKTGTATDIKSDASDIVTTCITVPADTEVARFALDAVDDNADMDLWIYEGCTTPGDWYNDYYTASATGSADESVTLDAPAAGDYLVAVDPYSAGDTPSLDWRLDSYTVGATDTLGALTVDPSTLTPTTTSYKLSWSGLVEDDARYLGIVKYENSEDRTFLTVTTPAASPAP; encoded by the coding sequence TTGTCGATCCCATCCCACGGCCGACGTGCGCGCAGACGCGCACTGGCCCTCATCTCCGCCGGCGCGGTCGTCGCCGGTGCACTCGGTGCGGTTCCCGCCGCCACCGCGGCCGGTGACAGCACCGCGCCGCAGACCACCCAGGTCAAGCCCGGCCGGTCCTACCAGGCCGGCCGCTACATCGTGGTCCTGCAGGACGCCCCGGCGGCCGCCTACGCCGGCGGTGTCGCCGGCTACAAGGCCACCACGCCCGCACCGGGCAAGCAGCTCGACTCCAACGCCCCCGCCGTGCGCGAGTACACCGGCCGGCTGCGGGCCCAGCAGGTCAAGGCAGCGCGCACCGTCGGCGCCAAGGTCGACCGCAGCTACACCCTCGCGGTCAACGGCTTCACCGCCGACCTCACCGGCGACCAGGCCGCCGAGCTCGCGATGAACAAGAGCGTCCTGACGATCGAGCGCGACGTCGCCAGCCACCTCGACACCTGGAACACCCCGAACTTCCTCGGGCTCAGCGGGAAGGACGGCGCCTGGAAGGAGCAGGCCCACGGCCGCGGCAACGCCGGCCAGGGCACCGTCGTGGGCGTCATCGACTCCGGCATCTGGCCCGAGGCGAAGTCGTTCCGCGGGGCCGCCCTCACCAGCGAGCCCAAGGGCAAGTGGGGCATCAGCCGCGTGCGCGAGTCCGTCCGGATGGACAAGGCCGACGGCGGCGTCTTCACCGGCGCCTGCGAGCTCGAGCACGACGGCATCGTCGCTGACGGCTGGTCCGCCGACGACTGCAACACCAAGCTGATCGGCGCGCGGTTCTACCCCGACGCCTACATCGACAACATGGCCGGCCAGGACATGCCGGGCACCGAGTTCCTCTCCGCCCGGGACGGCGACGGCCACGGATCGCACACCGCGAGCACCGCTGCCGGCAACCCCGTCAAGGACGCGACCGTCGAGGACGTCAACTTCGGCGAGATCAGCGGCATGGCGCCCGGCGCCCGCATCGCCGCCTACAAGGTCTGCTTCGACGACGGCAACGAGGACACCGGGGACTGCTTCAACTCCGCCATCCTGGCCGCGATCGACGACGCCGTGAACGACGGCGTGGACGTCATCAACTTCTCCATCTCCGGCGCTCTCGACTCGGTGCTCGACAGCACCGAGCTGGCGTTCGAGGGTGCGGCCGAGGCCGGCGTGTTCGTCGCGGCCTCCGCCGGCAACTCCGGCCCGAAGGCTTCGACGGTCGCCCACAACAGCCCCTGGCTGACCACCGTGGCCGCCTCGACGCACACCAACTTCGAGAACACCGTGGTCCTCGGCAACGGCACCAAGATCAAGGGTGCCTCCATCACCAAGACCGCGCTGCCGCAGACCCCGCTGGTGGAGTCCTCGGCCGTCGCCGCGGCCGGTGCCGAACCCGGTGACGCGGCACTGTGCCTCCCCGAGACGCTCGACCCCGCCAAGGTCAAGGGCAAGATCGTGCTCTGCACCCGTGGGGTCAACCCCCGGGTGGAGAAGAGCGCGGTCGTCAAGGAGGCCGGCGGCGTCGGCATGATCCTCGCCAACATCAAGGCCAACAGCCTGGACACCGACTTCCACGCGGTGCCGACGGTGCACATCAACGACCTCGACGGCGTGGTCTTCGACTACATCAAGTCGCAGGGTGCGGCGGCCACCGCGGCCTTCGAGCTCGGTGACACCACCGGCGGTCCGGTGACCCCGCTCCCGCAGATCGCGGGCTTCTCCTCGCGCGGTCCGGCGCTCGCCAACGATTCCAACCTGCTCAAGCCCGACATCACCGCTCCCGGTGTGAGCGTCCTGGCCGCCGTCGCCCCGCCCTCGGGCGAGGGGCGCAACTTCGACCTCTACTCCGGCACGTCGATGTCCTCCCCGCACATCGCCGGTCTGGCCGCCTTCATGATGGGCGTGCACCCGGAGTGGACGCCGATGCAGGTCAAGTCCGCGATGATGACCACGGCCAAGAGCCTCAAGAACGCGAAGGGCGGCACCGACCGCGACGTGTTCGGCCAGGGCGCCGGCCAGGTCACCCCGCAGAAGATGTTCGACCCGGGCCTGTTCGTCACCTCGAACTCGACCCAGTGGTGGCGCTTCATCGAGGACCGGGCCCGCAAGGAGCTCGGTTTCAGCCTCGGCCTCACCCCGCTCGACGCCAAGGACCTGAACGTCCCGTCTATGGCCGACAGCAAGGTGGTCGGCAGCACGACGTTCACGCGCAAGTTCAAGGCCACCGAGTCCGGCACCTGGAAGGTCTCGGTCAAGGTCCCCGGCTTCTCCGCCACGGCACCGGCCACCCTCCAGGTCCGCAAGGGTCTCAGCAAGAACCTGACTATCAAGCTGACCCGGACCACGGGCTCGTTCGACCAGTGGTCGATGGGCTACCTCACCCTGAACGGACCCAGCCGCGTGCGGCTTCCCATCGCCGTCAAGCCGGTCGCCGTCGCGGCCCCGGCAGAGGTCTCCGGCGAGGGCACGAGCGGTTCGGTGGACGTGCCGGTGACCGTGGGCGGAGCCCCGGTCAAGACCAGCACCTCCGGCCTGGCGCTCGCCCAGTCGAAGACGGGCACCGCCACGGACATCAAGAGTGACGCGAGCGACATCGTCACGACCTGCATCACCGTGCCGGCCGACACCGAGGTGGCGCGCTTCGCGCTCGACGCCGTGGACGACAACGCCGACATGGACCTGTGGATCTACGAGGGCTGCACGACCCCGGGTGACTGGTACAACGACTACTACACGGCGTCGGCCACCGGCTCCGCGGACGAGTCGGTCACCCTGGACGCTCCGGCGGCCGGCGACTACCTCGTCGCGGTCGACCCGTACTCCGCGGGTGACACCCCGTCGCTCGACTGGCGGCTGGACTCCTACACCGTCGGCGCGACCGACACGTTGGGAGCCCTGACGGTGGACCCGAGCACCCTGACGCCCACCACGACGTCGTACAAGCTGTCGTGGAGCGGACTCGTGGAGGACGACGCCCGGTACCTCGGGATCGTCAAGTACGAGAACTCCGAGGACCGGACGTTCCTCACGGTGACGACGCCTGCCGCGTCGCCTGCCCCGTGA
- a CDS encoding ABC transporter ATP-binding protein yields MSLGTGMGPAWRHMRTDRSAASQKLARDTVRRVGAFARPHGRLITVFLAITVADAGLVAVTPLLVKRLVDQGISQGDSRLVTLLALAIAGVAVVSATMAVASGYLSSRIGESLIYDLRTTVFAHVQRMSLAFFTRTQTGALVSRLNNDVIGAQRAFTSTLSSTVSNTVSVIVVGVVMIALSWQVTLLCLLLFPVLLLASRWVGSRLAGLTREQMEGNAVMGNSMTERFNVGGALLLKLFGRRDEEDELFARRAGVVRDLGIRISLITRIFGASLLLVPALATALVYGVGGHLVIDGVLTVGTLLALATLLLRLLGPLQGLSNVRIDIMTALVSFERVFEVLDLPSMVQERPDAVPLPPTAGRVEFDHVAFRYPRADEVSLASLESVARAESRDTGEVLRDISFVAEPGQMVALVGPSGAGKTTITHLVARLYDVTGGAVRVGGHDVREVTLQSLEDAVGYVTQDAHMFHETIRENLRYARPGADDDEIWTALEAAQIGTLIASLPDGLDTVVGDRGYRLSGGERQRLAIARLLLKAPAIVVLDEATAHLDSESEAAVQRALDRALVGRTSLVIAHRLSTIRNADLILVIDDGRVVQSGTHTALLAEGGLYADLYDTQFTRSA; encoded by the coding sequence ATGTCCCTGGGCACGGGCATGGGTCCCGCATGGCGGCACATGCGCACCGACCGCAGCGCGGCGAGCCAGAAGCTCGCCCGTGACACGGTCCGGCGGGTGGGCGCCTTCGCGCGCCCGCACGGCCGCCTCATCACGGTGTTCCTCGCGATCACCGTGGCCGACGCCGGCCTGGTGGCCGTCACCCCGCTGCTGGTCAAGCGGCTGGTGGACCAGGGGATCAGCCAGGGCGACAGCCGGCTCGTGACGTTGCTGGCCCTGGCGATCGCCGGGGTAGCGGTCGTCAGCGCCACGATGGCCGTCGCCTCCGGCTACCTCTCCTCCCGGATCGGCGAGAGCCTGATCTACGACCTGCGCACCACCGTCTTCGCGCACGTGCAGCGGATGTCGCTGGCGTTCTTCACCCGGACCCAGACCGGCGCCCTGGTGTCGCGGCTGAACAACGACGTGATCGGTGCCCAGCGCGCCTTCACCTCGACGCTGTCCAGCACCGTCTCCAACACCGTGAGCGTCATCGTGGTCGGCGTGGTGATGATCGCGCTGAGCTGGCAGGTCACGCTGCTGTGCCTGCTGCTGTTCCCGGTGCTGCTGCTCGCCTCGCGCTGGGTGGGCAGCAGACTGGCCGGCCTGACCCGCGAGCAGATGGAGGGCAACGCGGTCATGGGCAACAGCATGACCGAGCGGTTCAACGTCGGGGGAGCGCTCCTGCTCAAGCTCTTCGGCCGCCGTGACGAGGAGGACGAGCTGTTCGCGCGACGCGCCGGTGTGGTGCGCGACCTCGGCATCCGGATCTCGCTGATCACCCGGATCTTCGGCGCCAGCCTGCTGCTGGTGCCCGCCCTGGCCACCGCGCTGGTCTACGGCGTCGGCGGCCACCTGGTCATCGACGGGGTGCTGACGGTCGGCACGCTGCTCGCCCTGGCCACGCTGCTGCTGCGGCTGCTCGGGCCGTTGCAGGGCCTCTCCAACGTGCGCATCGACATCATGACGGCGCTGGTCAGCTTCGAGCGGGTCTTCGAGGTGCTCGACCTCCCGTCGATGGTGCAGGAGCGCCCCGACGCCGTACCCCTCCCGCCGACGGCCGGACGCGTGGAGTTCGACCACGTGGCCTTCCGCTACCCGCGGGCCGACGAGGTGTCGCTGGCCAGCCTGGAGTCCGTGGCTCGCGCCGAGTCGCGCGACACCGGCGAGGTGCTGCGCGACATCTCCTTCGTCGCCGAGCCCGGCCAGATGGTGGCCCTCGTGGGGCCCTCCGGGGCCGGCAAGACCACGATCACCCACCTGGTCGCCCGGCTGTACGACGTGACCGGGGGAGCGGTCCGGGTCGGCGGTCACGATGTGCGGGAGGTGACGCTGCAGTCCCTGGAGGACGCCGTCGGCTACGTCACCCAGGACGCCCACATGTTCCACGAGACGATCCGCGAGAACCTCCGCTACGCCCGGCCGGGCGCCGACGACGACGAGATCTGGACGGCGCTCGAAGCCGCGCAGATCGGCACCCTGATCGCGTCGCTGCCCGACGGTCTCGACACCGTGGTCGGCGACCGCGGCTACCGGCTCTCCGGCGGTGAGCGGCAGCGGCTGGCGATCGCCCGGCTGCTGCTGAAGGCGCCGGCCATCGTGGTGCTCGACGAGGCCACGGCCCACCTGGACTCCGAGTCCGAGGCGGCGGTGCAGCGGGCGCTCGACCGTGCGCTGGTCGGCCGGACGTCGCTGGTGATCGCACACCGGCTCTCGACGATCCGCAACGCCGACCTGATCCTGGTCATCGACGACGGCCGGGTCGTGCAGTCCGGCACCCACACGGCGCTGCTGGCCGAGGGCGGCCTCTACGCCGACCTCTACGACACCCAGTTCACCCGGTCCGCCTGA